In Vibrio japonicus, one DNA window encodes the following:
- a CDS encoding YciK family oxidoreductase gives MEYAVSSDALKGKVILVTGAGDGIGKQAAISYAQHGATVILLGRTVKKLEATYDEIEAAGYPQPAIIPLDMKGATKQNYIDMVDTIESQFGRLDGVLHNAGLLGVLSPFDQIGEDTYDDIMQVNVKAQFLMTQAVLPLLHKSEDARIVFTSSTVGHSGRAYWGTYAMSKFATEGMMQILADELSDTTIRVNAINPGGTRTAMRAKAYPAEDAELLKTPQDIMPLYLYLMAPEGKAVNGQCIDAQPK, from the coding sequence GTGGAATATGCTGTTTCTTCAGATGCCCTAAAAGGTAAAGTCATTCTCGTTACTGGTGCTGGTGATGGTATTGGTAAACAAGCCGCTATCTCCTACGCGCAACATGGCGCTACCGTTATCTTGCTAGGCCGCACAGTGAAAAAACTGGAAGCAACCTACGACGAAATCGAAGCCGCTGGTTATCCTCAACCGGCGATTATCCCTCTGGATATGAAAGGCGCAACTAAGCAGAATTACATCGACATGGTCGATACGATCGAAAGTCAGTTTGGTCGTCTTGATGGCGTACTTCACAACGCAGGTCTACTTGGTGTGCTTAGCCCATTTGATCAAATCGGCGAAGATACTTACGACGATATCATGCAAGTGAACGTTAAAGCTCAATTTCTGATGACTCAAGCGGTGCTGCCTCTGCTACATAAGTCGGAAGACGCGCGCATTGTCTTTACCTCATCTACCGTTGGTCACAGTGGCCGCGCTTACTGGGGTACTTACGCGATGTCTAAGTTTGCCACTGAAGGCATGATGCAGATCTTAGCGGATGAACTGAGTGACACTACGATCCGTGTTAACGCGATTAACCCAGGCGGTACGCGTACGGCTATGCGTGCAAAAGCCTACCCTGCTGAAGACGCAGAGCTGCTGAAAACGCCACAGGATATCATGCCACTTTATCTTTACTTGATGGCGCCAGAAGGCAAAGCCGTTAATGGTCAGTGCATCGACGCGCAGCCAAAATAA
- a CDS encoding pyridoxal phosphate-dependent aminotransferase, whose product MQNIGMSSKLDNVCYDIRGPVLKHAKRMEEEGHKILKLNIGNPAPFGFDAPDEILVDVIRNLPTSQGYCDSKGIYSARKAVVQYYQRKGIRSLDVEDVYIGNGASELIVMAMQALLNNGDEMLVPAPDYPLWTASVSLSGGKAVHYICDEESDWYPDLDDIKKKITPKTRGIVLINPNNPTGAVYSRDFLLEVIEIARKHKLIIFADEIYDKVLYDGATHTSIATLTEDVLVVTFNGLSKAYRVCGFRGGWMFLTGPKHQAQGYINGLEMLASMRLCANVPMQHAIQTALGGYQSINELILPGGRLLEQRDRAYELITQIPGVTCVKPKGAMYLFPKIDTKMYNIKDDQKMVLDFLIQEKVLLVQGSGFNWPKPDHFRIVTLPHVEDLEMAIGRFERFLSTYSQ is encoded by the coding sequence ATGCAAAATATCGGGATGTCGTCAAAACTCGACAATGTCTGCTATGACATTAGGGGGCCTGTACTCAAACATGCTAAACGCATGGAGGAAGAAGGGCATAAAATACTAAAGCTGAATATTGGGAATCCCGCCCCATTTGGCTTTGACGCCCCTGACGAAATCCTGGTCGATGTTATTCGCAACCTACCGACCTCTCAAGGCTACTGTGACTCAAAGGGTATTTACTCAGCTCGTAAAGCCGTTGTGCAGTACTATCAGCGTAAAGGTATTCGCTCTTTAGATGTTGAAGACGTCTATATCGGTAATGGCGCGTCAGAGCTTATTGTTATGGCGATGCAAGCGCTACTTAACAATGGCGATGAAATGTTAGTACCAGCACCAGACTACCCATTGTGGACGGCATCTGTGTCATTGTCTGGTGGTAAAGCTGTGCATTACATCTGTGATGAAGAGTCCGACTGGTACCCAGATCTTGACGACATCAAAAAGAAGATCACACCAAAAACGCGCGGTATTGTTCTGATCAACCCGAACAACCCAACGGGCGCGGTGTACAGCCGTGACTTCTTACTGGAAGTGATTGAGATTGCGCGTAAGCACAAGCTGATCATTTTCGCCGATGAAATCTACGATAAAGTGCTTTACGACGGTGCGACTCACACTTCTATCGCCACTCTGACAGAGGATGTGCTGGTTGTAACGTTCAACGGCCTGTCAAAAGCGTACCGCGTATGTGGTTTCCGTGGCGGTTGGATGTTCCTGACTGGGCCTAAACATCAAGCTCAAGGCTACATCAACGGATTAGAGATGCTTGCTTCCATGCGCTTGTGTGCCAACGTGCCGATGCAGCACGCAATACAAACCGCATTAGGTGGGTACCAAAGTATCAATGAGCTGATCCTGCCGGGTGGTCGCCTACTTGAACAACGTGACCGCGCGTATGAACTGATTACGCAGATCCCAGGTGTCACTTGTGTGAAACCAAAAGGGGCGATGTATCTGTTTCCTAAAATTGACACCAAGATGTACAACATCAAAGATGACCAAAAAATGGTGCTCGATTTCTTGATTCAGGAAAAAGTCCTTCTGGTACAAGGCAGCGGCTTTAACTGGCCAAAACCGGACCATTTCCGCATCGTGACACTTCCTCACGTTGAAGACCTAGAAATGGCCATCGGACGCTTTGAAAGATTCCTGTCTACATACAGCCAGTAG
- a CDS encoding isochorismate synthase has translation MSYFHQAVSELIERVKAVEDGVTRLVQILEEKPDFAFIDWLEAQPLFPKFYWQSRDTREEVVALGQLHTFVDPAPAYAILSGEQRIWGGRSFDGHTDKNRRCMSSLFFLPQIELIRCDEQLSLAVNLTAEKHRTLAALYKLQFEVSLLPPVSAHVEHIEHTPCKQQWAELVEKVLTGIENDEFKKVVLARKTSVMLDESLCASQFLKASYLKNHHSFHFMLSLDKRHSFIGSTPERLYARQGQDLYTEALAGTIGRGKNASHDMELANWLANDSKNLNENQYVVDDIIERLTPHSEQVSVEEEARLVRLRKVQHLKRSIHANLKQGINGVQLLSALQPTAAVAGLPRKESMEFIQQHEPFARGWYAGSMGFISHQRAEFCVAIRSALVLGDEVQLFAGAGIVPGSVAEHEWQELDKKMSTLLSLISDHAPLGVAS, from the coding sequence TTGTCATACTTTCATCAAGCCGTTAGTGAGCTAATTGAACGCGTCAAGGCTGTAGAAGACGGAGTTACCCGTTTGGTTCAAATTCTTGAGGAAAAACCTGACTTTGCATTCATCGATTGGCTAGAAGCTCAGCCACTATTCCCTAAGTTTTATTGGCAGTCTCGTGACACACGTGAAGAAGTGGTCGCACTTGGGCAGCTACATACCTTTGTTGACCCGGCGCCAGCGTATGCGATTCTTTCTGGCGAGCAACGCATTTGGGGCGGGCGCTCTTTTGATGGTCATACCGACAAAAATCGTCGCTGTATGTCGTCGCTCTTCTTTCTACCGCAAATTGAATTGATTCGTTGTGACGAACAGTTATCTCTGGCAGTGAATCTAACCGCCGAGAAACACCGCACACTGGCCGCGCTTTATAAATTGCAGTTTGAAGTCAGTTTACTGCCACCTGTCTCTGCCCATGTTGAGCATATCGAACATACACCGTGCAAACAGCAATGGGCTGAGTTAGTCGAGAAAGTGCTCACTGGTATTGAAAACGATGAGTTTAAGAAAGTGGTGCTGGCGCGAAAAACATCAGTCATGCTGGATGAGTCGTTGTGTGCCTCTCAGTTTTTAAAAGCGAGTTACTTGAAGAATCACCATAGTTTCCACTTTATGTTGTCTCTTGATAAACGCCACAGTTTTATCGGCTCAACACCAGAACGATTGTATGCACGCCAAGGGCAAGATCTCTATACCGAAGCGCTTGCAGGCACGATTGGTCGTGGCAAAAATGCCAGCCACGATATGGAGTTGGCAAATTGGTTAGCTAACGACAGCAAAAACCTGAATGAAAACCAATATGTGGTTGATGACATCATTGAGCGTTTGACGCCACATTCAGAACAAGTGAGTGTGGAAGAGGAAGCGCGATTGGTACGCCTGCGCAAAGTGCAGCACCTTAAACGCAGCATTCATGCGAACCTTAAGCAAGGCATTAATGGCGTCCAGCTGTTGAGCGCTTTGCAACCAACGGCGGCAGTGGCAGGTTTACCACGTAAAGAGTCGATGGAATTTATTCAGCAGCATGAGCCTTTTGCCCGCGGTTGGTATGCAGGTTCAATGGGCTTTATTAGCCATCAGCGAGCAGAGTTCTGTGTTGCGATTCGCAGTGCTTTGGTTTTGGGCGATGAAGTTCAGCTGTTTGCTGGTGCAGGCATTGTACCGGGTTCTGTGGCAGAGCATGAATGGCAAGAGCTTGATAAGAAAATGTCGACCTTGTTGTCTCTGATTTCTGATCACGCGCCACTTGGAGTCGCGTCATAA
- the sohB gene encoding protease SohB, with protein MEFLLDYGLFLAKIVTFVVAVIAILVIAKAVSGKSGAAKGELEVTNLTEQHKNTVEQLEHYLHDDAFLKARDKAEKKQEKEKAKAREKEVKKASKEGDLDAQREPHLFVLDFKGSIDAKEVASLREEVTAVLAVAREGDEVLLRLESGGGMVHGYGLASSQLDRIKAAGLPLTIAVDKVAASGGYMMACIADKIVSAPFAIVGSIGVIAQLPNFNKLLKKHDIEFEQLTAGEYKRTLTMFGENTDKAREKFKEELEETHGLFKNFIRDHRPALDLDKVATGEHWFGTQAHELGLVDEIKTSDDIVVEACKDKTVLAIHYVEKKKLASKLAGIAGDAADNVLMKLIDRGQRPIM; from the coding sequence TTGGAATTTTTGTTGGACTATGGGCTGTTTTTAGCCAAGATTGTGACTTTTGTAGTCGCAGTAATTGCGATTTTAGTGATTGCTAAAGCCGTAAGCGGAAAGAGTGGTGCTGCGAAAGGGGAATTGGAAGTTACGAACCTGACAGAGCAACACAAAAACACCGTTGAACAGCTAGAGCATTACCTGCATGACGATGCGTTTTTGAAAGCGCGTGATAAAGCAGAAAAGAAACAAGAGAAAGAAAAAGCCAAAGCGCGTGAGAAGGAAGTGAAGAAGGCGTCCAAAGAGGGCGACCTAGACGCGCAGCGCGAACCTCACCTGTTTGTGTTGGATTTCAAAGGCAGTATCGATGCGAAAGAAGTGGCCTCGCTACGTGAAGAAGTGACGGCTGTCCTAGCGGTTGCACGTGAAGGCGATGAAGTGCTACTGCGTCTTGAGTCTGGCGGCGGTATGGTTCACGGCTACGGCTTGGCGTCTTCTCAGCTAGACCGCATCAAAGCCGCTGGTCTTCCGTTGACGATTGCGGTGGATAAAGTCGCGGCAAGCGGTGGTTACATGATGGCATGTATCGCAGATAAGATTGTCTCTGCACCATTTGCTATCGTTGGTTCAATCGGCGTAATTGCTCAGCTACCAAACTTCAATAAGCTATTGAAAAAGCACGATATTGAATTTGAACAGCTAACCGCAGGCGAGTACAAACGTACGCTAACTATGTTTGGTGAAAACACCGACAAAGCGCGTGAGAAGTTCAAAGAAGAGCTGGAAGAAACACACGGCTTGTTTAAGAACTTTATCCGTGACCATCGCCCGGCCTTGGATCTCGATAAAGTTGCAACGGGTGAACACTGGTTTGGTACTCAAGCACACGAACTTGGCTTAGTTGACGAAATCAAAACCTCTGACGACATCGTCGTGGAAGCGTGTAAAGACAAAACCGTACTGGCGATTCATTACGTTGAGAAGAAAAAACTGGCGTCTAAACTGGCAGGCATTGCTGGTGACGCGGCAGACAACGTGCTGATGAAACTGATCGACCGTGGCCAGCGCCCGATTATGTAA
- the menD gene encoding 2-succinyl-5-enolpyruvyl-6-hydroxy-3-cyclohexene-1-carboxylic-acid synthase: MSTNPNSQAVINRIWCQTILEELTRFGVTDICVAPGSRSTPLTLEADENSKLTLHTHFDERGLGFLALGLAKASKRPVAIVVTSGTAVANLLPAIAEAKLTGEKLVVLTADRPVELIACGANQAINQSGIYSSHVSATLELPSPSLNIPLKWLLSSIDQIMFEQAQKGSAIHINCPFPEPLYSDEPKSNHQDYIDGVQSWWQCSKTFTRKVSAQAEPNFQVADFVCKKGVIILGSVTLDEANKAKQLSEKLGWPILCDPQSGQTSAWANYDLWLQNADKAEMFNQCELIIQLGSRIVSKRLNQWLRQQVELRNAEYHYVSPSFDRNNQTHLMQTHHVCDISSWLEAFRTAIPVLVEQQSNWADGVVPFATQLAELAALHLSTDTKLTEIALALSVNQLPRESQIFLGNSLFVRLVDMFSRVDGHQVYSNRGASGIDGLIATASGVLRANSLPMVIYIGDTSLLYDLNSLALLSNATTPVVIVVTNNDGGAIFDLLPVPEKQKQALYQMPHGFEFEFAARQFNLAYAKPETLDDYQSLLTEHLNFGRGALLVEVQTPPEQASQQLKEFIQQVYAVQSN; encoded by the coding sequence ATGAGTACCAATCCAAATTCACAGGCAGTCATCAATCGTATTTGGTGCCAAACGATTTTAGAAGAATTAACCCGTTTTGGTGTTACGGATATCTGTGTGGCACCGGGTTCACGCTCGACACCACTGACACTTGAAGCAGACGAAAACAGCAAACTGACCCTACATACCCATTTTGACGAGCGTGGTTTAGGTTTTCTGGCGCTTGGTCTGGCCAAAGCCTCAAAGCGACCAGTTGCGATTGTTGTCACCTCTGGTACTGCGGTCGCGAACTTATTACCTGCGATCGCTGAAGCAAAACTGACTGGAGAAAAGCTGGTGGTGCTTACCGCTGATCGCCCGGTTGAGCTTATCGCTTGCGGCGCGAATCAAGCGATCAACCAGTCCGGCATTTATTCTTCTCATGTGTCAGCCACGCTAGAACTACCGAGCCCTTCGCTCAATATACCCCTGAAGTGGCTGCTCTCCTCTATCGATCAAATCATGTTCGAACAGGCGCAAAAGGGCAGTGCCATTCATATTAATTGCCCGTTTCCTGAGCCTTTATATAGCGATGAACCTAAATCGAATCATCAAGACTATATCGATGGTGTGCAGAGCTGGTGGCAGTGTTCGAAAACCTTTACGCGTAAGGTATCAGCGCAAGCAGAACCTAACTTTCAAGTGGCTGATTTTGTATGCAAAAAAGGCGTGATTATCCTTGGTAGTGTCACGCTGGATGAGGCGAACAAAGCCAAGCAGCTGTCGGAAAAACTGGGCTGGCCAATACTGTGTGATCCTCAATCAGGACAAACCTCAGCGTGGGCAAATTATGACCTTTGGTTACAGAATGCCGATAAAGCGGAAATGTTTAACCAATGCGAGCTGATCATTCAGCTTGGATCGCGAATTGTTTCTAAGCGTTTGAATCAATGGCTACGTCAGCAAGTCGAACTTCGCAATGCTGAGTATCATTACGTCTCGCCAAGCTTTGATCGCAACAATCAAACGCATTTAATGCAAACTCACCATGTTTGCGACATCTCTTCTTGGTTAGAAGCCTTCAGGACAGCCATTCCTGTCTTAGTTGAGCAACAATCAAACTGGGCCGATGGCGTGGTTCCGTTTGCGACACAGTTGGCGGAGTTAGCCGCACTGCATTTATCAACCGATACCAAATTGACGGAAATCGCGCTGGCGTTATCGGTCAATCAACTACCGAGAGAATCGCAAATCTTTCTGGGCAACAGTTTGTTTGTTCGCTTAGTGGATATGTTTAGTCGAGTGGATGGACACCAAGTCTATAGCAACCGAGGTGCATCTGGGATAGACGGTCTGATTGCGACCGCATCGGGCGTTTTACGTGCGAATTCATTACCGATGGTGATTTATATCGGTGATACGTCACTGCTTTACGATTTAAACTCTTTGGCACTATTGAGTAATGCGACAACCCCGGTCGTTATCGTCGTAACCAACAATGATGGTGGTGCGATATTTGATCTTCTGCCCGTACCAGAGAAGCAAAAGCAAGCTCTCTATCAAATGCCTCACGGGTTTGAATTCGAGTTCGCCGCTAGGCAATTTAATCTTGCTTACGCTAAGCCTGAAACACTGGATGACTACCAGAGCTTACTCACAGAGCATCTTAACTTTGGCAGAGGGGCGTTATTGGTTGAAGTACAGACGCCACCTGAGCAAGCCTCTCAACAACTGAAAGAATTTATCCAACAAGTTTATGCTGTACAGTCGAATTAG
- the yfbR gene encoding 5'-deoxynucleotidase, whose product MQKLLSEEKPKESHFFAHLARMKLIQRWPLMRSVSTENISEHSLQVAFVAHALAVIKNKKFGGKLNPERIALLGMYHDTSEVLTGDLPTPVKYFNPEIAKEYKKIEAIAEKRLLSMLPEEFREDFAPYLVSESTHPEDASIVKQADTICAYLKCLEELSAGNHEYALAKKRLEVTLKERHSREMEYFLTVFAPSFELSLDEIS is encoded by the coding sequence ATGCAAAAACTTTTATCAGAAGAGAAACCAAAAGAAAGTCATTTTTTTGCCCATCTAGCACGTATGAAACTCATACAACGCTGGCCGTTGATGCGTTCAGTCTCCACCGAAAATATTTCTGAGCACAGTTTACAAGTGGCCTTTGTTGCTCACGCTTTAGCCGTCATCAAAAACAAAAAATTTGGTGGAAAGTTAAACCCCGAACGGATCGCCCTACTAGGTATGTACCACGATACCAGTGAAGTGCTGACGGGTGATTTGCCGACGCCAGTCAAATACTTCAACCCAGAAATCGCCAAAGAGTATAAAAAGATTGAAGCCATCGCAGAAAAACGCCTGCTCTCTATGCTGCCTGAAGAATTTCGAGAAGATTTCGCGCCTTACTTGGTTTCTGAGTCCACTCACCCAGAAGACGCGTCTATCGTCAAACAAGCAGACACAATCTGCGCTTATCTAAAATGCCTAGAAGAGTTAAGTGCGGGCAACCACGAGTACGCACTGGCTAAAAAGCGCCTTGAAGTCACCTTAAAGGAGCGTCACTCGCGTGAAATGGAATACTTTTTGACCGTCTTCGCGCCAAGCTTCGAGTTATCTTTAGACGAAATCAGTTAA
- a CDS encoding DEAD/DEAH box helicase — translation MGFTSLGLSAPILKAIEEQGYDKPSPIQEQAIPAVLEGKDVMAAAQTGTGKTAGFTLPILERLDNGTRVKGNHVRALILTPTRELAAQVQENVFKYSRYQRLTSTVVFGGVKINPQMLKLRKGCDVLVATPGRLLDLYQQNAIKFDQLEVLVLDEADRMLDMGFIRDIRKILNLLPAKRQNLLFSATFSAEIRELAKGLVNDPVEVSVNPENSTAVTIEQSIYPADKRKKAPMLVKLIKDGDWKQVLVFCRTKHGANRLAFFLEKEGITAAPIHGNKSQGARTRALADFKSGDVRVLVATDIAARGIDIPQLPQVVNFELPNVAEDYVHRIGRTGRAGEVGKAISLVEADEAGELFAIERLIQQVLPRLELEGYKPVNELPESKLDTRPIKPKKPKKPKRPKTDHADGQRSGDNARGHKPAGKNKRHFGHNKANNDGSNKGNQGKRGEAKAGAAKKPTRRPSKPKAPRTTA, via the coding sequence ATGGGTTTTACCTCTTTAGGCCTTTCTGCCCCAATTCTTAAAGCTATTGAAGAACAGGGTTACGACAAACCGTCTCCGATTCAGGAGCAAGCTATCCCAGCCGTATTAGAAGGCAAAGATGTGATGGCAGCAGCGCAGACAGGTACAGGTAAAACCGCAGGCTTTACACTGCCGATTCTTGAGCGCCTCGACAACGGTACTCGCGTAAAAGGCAATCACGTTCGTGCTTTGATCCTAACGCCAACTCGTGAACTCGCGGCTCAGGTTCAAGAGAACGTGTTTAAATACAGCCGTTACCAACGCCTGACCTCTACCGTTGTGTTTGGCGGCGTGAAGATTAACCCACAAATGCTGAAGCTGCGCAAAGGCTGTGACGTATTGGTGGCAACGCCAGGGCGTTTGTTGGATCTTTACCAACAAAATGCGATTAAGTTCGACCAACTTGAAGTGCTGGTTTTGGACGAAGCTGACCGCATGCTAGACATGGGCTTTATCCGCGATATTCGTAAAATCCTTAACTTGCTGCCTGCTAAGCGTCAGAACCTGTTGTTCTCTGCCACCTTCTCAGCCGAGATCCGCGAGTTGGCAAAAGGCTTGGTGAATGATCCTGTAGAAGTATCGGTTAACCCAGAAAACTCCACCGCAGTGACGATTGAACAGTCGATTTACCCAGCAGACAAACGCAAAAAAGCGCCGATGTTGGTAAAACTGATCAAAGATGGCGATTGGAAACAGGTATTGGTTTTCTGCCGCACCAAACACGGTGCGAACCGCTTGGCGTTCTTCCTAGAGAAAGAAGGCATTACTGCCGCACCGATTCACGGTAATAAGAGCCAAGGCGCTCGTACTCGCGCATTGGCCGATTTTAAATCCGGTGACGTTCGCGTTTTGGTTGCTACTGATATCGCCGCGCGTGGTATTGATATTCCTCAGCTGCCTCAAGTGGTGAACTTCGAGTTGCCAAACGTGGCAGAAGATTATGTGCACCGTATTGGTCGTACTGGCCGTGCGGGTGAAGTTGGCAAAGCTATCTCTCTGGTTGAAGCAGACGAAGCTGGCGAGCTATTTGCGATTGAGCGCTTAATTCAACAAGTGCTGCCACGACTTGAGTTAGAAGGCTATAAGCCAGTAAATGAGCTGCCTGAGTCGAAGCTGGACACGCGTCCGATTAAGCCGAAAAAACCTAAGAAACCGAAAAGGCCAAAAACAGACCATGCGGACGGTCAACGCTCTGGCGATAACGCACGCGGCCATAAGCCAGCGGGTAAAAACAAACGTCACTTTGGCCACAACAAAGCCAATAACGATGGTTCAAATAAAGGCAATCAAGGTAAGCGCGGAGAAGCGAAAGCGGGCGCAGCGAAGAAGCCAACTCGCCGACCGTCTAAGCCAAAAGCACCGCGAACCACTGCTTAG
- the rrtA gene encoding rhombosortase gives MRLFISLIAISLVCLGLQFEPLASWADWHRMLILDGQWWRILSGNYTHTNFAHLGMNLAALWVITFIFKPSAKSLLLTLSALTLAVGLLNFFSDMQNYVGLSGVLHGLFACYALKEVLDGRKSSWLLVLGVIAKVTWELTMGASESTSELINARVAVESHLFGVISGLLFTAAMHYAPQLNILKKSQR, from the coding sequence GTGCGCTTATTTATTTCGTTAATCGCTATCAGCTTAGTGTGTTTAGGGCTGCAATTTGAGCCGTTGGCATCTTGGGCTGACTGGCATCGCATGTTAATTTTAGATGGTCAGTGGTGGCGAATCCTATCAGGAAATTATACCCACACCAACTTTGCGCATCTTGGGATGAATCTCGCCGCGCTTTGGGTGATCACTTTTATCTTCAAACCTTCTGCAAAATCATTGCTTTTGACATTATCTGCCTTGACGCTGGCGGTCGGGTTATTGAACTTCTTCAGCGACATGCAAAACTACGTCGGACTGTCTGGCGTTCTACACGGGCTATTTGCTTGCTATGCACTTAAAGAAGTGTTGGATGGCAGAAAGAGCAGTTGGCTGTTAGTTCTTGGCGTTATCGCGAAAGTGACGTGGGAGCTTACAATGGGCGCGTCCGAATCTACCAGCGAGTTAATCAATGCACGTGTTGCCGTGGAGTCCCACTTATTTGGTGTCATCAGCGGACTTTTGTTTACAGCGGCTATGCATTACGCACCTCAACTCAACATATTAAAAAAATCTCAGCGTTAA
- a CDS encoding tRNA-uridine aminocarboxypropyltransferase codes for MSRYCSQCGKSQKACICKWIQRLTSNVELVILQHPSETNRPMGTARILTLSLENSHCFVGEDFTEHEALNQLLSDNQYHHFILYPGEGALTHNQVADKLNNGEKVRVILLDGTWKKAYKMWLLSSNLHSLPLIKLPEDLQGNYRIRKAPSDNSLSTVEAGYHILSLLEPEQDFSPLIESFNQMIDFQIKQMPPGVFEKNYG; via the coding sequence ATGTCCCGATACTGTTCTCAATGTGGAAAATCACAAAAAGCTTGTATTTGTAAATGGATACAAAGACTAACATCGAATGTTGAGTTGGTCATCTTACAGCATCCAAGCGAAACAAACAGACCGATGGGAACGGCGCGGATATTAACGCTCTCATTGGAGAACAGTCACTGTTTTGTCGGAGAGGATTTCACTGAGCATGAAGCGCTGAACCAACTACTCAGCGATAACCAATACCACCATTTTATCCTTTACCCCGGCGAAGGCGCGTTGACCCACAACCAAGTGGCAGACAAACTCAATAATGGTGAGAAAGTTCGTGTTATCTTGCTCGACGGAACCTGGAAAAAAGCGTACAAAATGTGGCTGCTATCAAGCAATCTGCACTCATTGCCGTTAATCAAGTTACCCGAGGATCTGCAAGGGAATTACCGGATTCGCAAAGCGCCAAGTGATAATAGCTTGTCTACGGTGGAGGCGGGTTATCACATTTTGTCTTTGTTAGAGCCAGAACAAGATTTTTCGCCGCTTATCGAATCGTTTAATCAGATGATTGATTTTCAAATCAAGCAGATGCCGCCTGGCGTTTTCGAAAAAAACTACGGCTGA
- a CDS encoding anti-phage deoxyguanosine triphosphatase — MTFNISDLWHERHDDEHKIRRDDHRSPYQRDRARILHSAAFRRLQAKTQVHGNSFDDFHRTRLTHSLEAAQLGTGIVAQIKKKQPEFRDLLPSDSLIDSLCLAHDIGHPPYGHGGEVALNYMMRDHGGFEGNAQTFRIVTKLEPYTEHFGMNLTRRTLLGLVKYPALISETRAEVMPKSVSHQRKLRAREWMPAKGLYNCDKGLFDWLLEPLSDNDKALFSQMRDEKFAAHEHKKTRYKSIDCSIMELADDIAYGVHDLEDALVLSMVNRHQWIEGAASKLAECGDPWFEKHIDSITEMLFSGTHFQRKDAIGGMVNALLTSISIKPVDAPFESELLAWNAYLEATMDKALEILKHFVSEYVIQVPHVQVVEYKGQQIIMDIFEALSADPERLLPIQTRQKWIERSDESAGYRVIADYISSMTDGHAQRLHQQLFSSH, encoded by the coding sequence ATGACGTTTAATATCAGCGATTTATGGCACGAACGCCATGACGATGAACACAAGATTCGCCGTGATGACCACCGTAGCCCTTACCAACGAGATCGTGCGCGTATTCTTCACTCCGCTGCGTTTCGTCGTCTGCAAGCGAAAACACAGGTTCATGGCAATAGTTTTGATGATTTTCACCGCACGCGTTTGACTCACTCACTGGAAGCCGCTCAATTAGGGACAGGCATTGTTGCGCAGATAAAAAAGAAACAGCCTGAGTTTCGCGATTTACTGCCCAGCGACAGTTTGATTGACTCGCTTTGCCTTGCTCATGATATTGGCCATCCACCCTATGGGCACGGCGGTGAAGTCGCTCTGAATTACATGATGCGTGACCACGGCGGGTTTGAAGGCAACGCACAGACCTTTCGCATTGTGACGAAATTGGAGCCTTACACCGAACACTTTGGTATGAACTTAACGCGCCGCACACTTTTGGGCTTGGTAAAATACCCTGCACTCATCAGTGAAACCCGTGCCGAAGTGATGCCAAAAAGCGTTTCACACCAGCGTAAACTGCGTGCTCGTGAATGGATGCCAGCCAAAGGGCTCTATAACTGCGATAAAGGCTTATTCGACTGGCTACTAGAACCGTTAAGCGACAATGATAAAGCGCTATTTAGCCAAATGCGCGATGAAAAATTTGCCGCTCATGAGCATAAAAAGACCCGTTATAAATCCATCGACTGCTCAATTATGGAGCTGGCTGATGATATCGCATACGGCGTGCATGATTTGGAAGATGCCTTAGTCCTTAGCATGGTCAATCGCCACCAGTGGATTGAGGGTGCAGCCAGTAAGCTCGCGGAATGTGGCGACCCTTGGTTTGAAAAGCACATTGACTCCATCACGGAAATGCTGTTTTCCGGCACCCATTTTCAGCGTAAAGATGCGATTGGGGGCATGGTCAATGCGCTGCTGACCAGTATTTCGATTAAACCTGTTGATGCGCCATTCGAAAGTGAGCTACTGGCATGGAATGCTTACCTTGAAGCGACGATGGATAAAGCACTGGAGATCCTAAAACACTTCGTCAGTGAGTATGTGATTCAAGTACCGCACGTTCAGGTCGTCGAGTACAAAGGCCAACAAATCATTATGGATATTTTTGAAGCACTGAGTGCCGACCCGGAAAGATTGCTGCCGATACAGACTCGTCAAAAATGGATTGAGCGCAGTGATGAAAGCGCAGGCTACCGCGTTATCGCGGATTACATTTCATCAATGACCGATGGGCATGCACAAAGACTCCATCAACAGTTGTTCTCTTCACATTAA